One Onychostoma macrolepis isolate SWU-2019 chromosome 10, ASM1243209v1, whole genome shotgun sequence genomic region harbors:
- the fhl1b gene encoding four and a half LIM domains protein 1b isoform X3 — translation MAARSNCFYCREDLSGKKFVRKDEKQVCVRCFDKFCANTCVECRRPISTDSKELHHKGRYWHSDCFRCAKCYKNLAKESFTSKDDRILCGTCSSREDAPRCHGCYKPILAGTENVEYKGNSWHDECFICYQCQKPIGSKSFIAKNNNIYCSLCHEKKFAKQCACCKKPITTGGVNYQDQPWHSECFVCSSCRKPLAGTRFTSHEEKVYCVDCYKSTVAKKCSACQNPITGFGKATNVVNYEGGSWHDYCFNCKKCSLNLAEKRFVALNGDIYCSDCSKKL, via the exons ATGGCGGCCCGTTccaactgtttttactgtcgcGAGGACCTCAGTGGAAAGAAGTTTGTGAGGAAAGACGAGAAACAAGTCTGCGTGCGATGCTTTGACAAGTTCTGCGCCAACACCTGCGTGGAGTGTCGACGCCCAATCAGCACCGACTCCAAG GAGCTTCACCATAAGGGCCGGTACTGGCACTCGGATTGTTTCCGATGTGCCAAGTGCTATAAGAATCTGGCCAAGGAGTCTTTCACCTCCAAGGATGACAGGATCCTGTGTGGGACGTGTAGCTCACGTGAGGATGCCCCTCGCTGCCATGGATGCTACAAGCCCATACTGGCAG GCACTGAGAATGTGGAATACAAAGGCAACTCATGGCATGATGAGTGTTTCATCTGCTATCAGTGTCAAAAGCCAATCGGCTCCAAAAGTTTCATAGCAAAGAACAACAACATCTACTGCAGCCTTTGCCATGAGAAGAAATTTGCCAAACAATGCGCTTGCTGTAAGAAG CCCATTACCACAGGAGGTGTGAATTACCAGGACCAGCCGTGGCATTCTGAGTGCTTTGTGTGCTCCTCCTGCCGAAAGCCCCTGGCTGGCACCCGCTTCACCTCCCATGAGGAGAAGGTCTACTGTGTGGACTGCTACAAAAGCACTGTGGCCAAAAAATGCAGCGCCTGCCAGAATCCCATTACAG GATTTGGCAAGGCTACAAATGTAGTGAACTATGAGGGTGGCTCTTGGCATGATTACTGCTTTAACTGTAAGAAGTGCTCCCTTAACCTGGCAGAAAAGCGATTCGTCGCTCTCAATGGAGACATATACTGCTCTGACTGCTCCAAGAAACTGTAA
- the fhl1b gene encoding four and a half LIM domains protein 1b isoform X2 translates to MWKHLAFHGIYWVTMAARSNCFYCREDLSGKKFVRKDEKQVCVRCFDKFCANTCVECRRPISTDSKELHHKGRYWHSDCFRCAKCYKNLAKESFTSKDDRILCGTCSSREDAPRCHGCYKPILAGTENVEYKGNSWHDECFICYQCQKPIGSKSFIAKNNNIYCSLCHEKKFAKQCACCKKPITTGGVNYQDQPWHSECFVCSSCRKPLAGTRFTSHEEKVYCVDCYKSTVAKKCSACQNPITGFGKATNVVNYEGGSWHDYCFNCKKCSLNLAEKRFVALNGDIYCSDCSKKL, encoded by the exons CTTTTCACGGGATTTATTGGGTGACTATGGCGGCCCGTTccaactgtttttactgtcgcGAGGACCTCAGTGGAAAGAAGTTTGTGAGGAAAGACGAGAAACAAGTCTGCGTGCGATGCTTTGACAAGTTCTGCGCCAACACCTGCGTGGAGTGTCGACGCCCAATCAGCACCGACTCCAAG GAGCTTCACCATAAGGGCCGGTACTGGCACTCGGATTGTTTCCGATGTGCCAAGTGCTATAAGAATCTGGCCAAGGAGTCTTTCACCTCCAAGGATGACAGGATCCTGTGTGGGACGTGTAGCTCACGTGAGGATGCCCCTCGCTGCCATGGATGCTACAAGCCCATACTGGCAG GCACTGAGAATGTGGAATACAAAGGCAACTCATGGCATGATGAGTGTTTCATCTGCTATCAGTGTCAAAAGCCAATCGGCTCCAAAAGTTTCATAGCAAAGAACAACAACATCTACTGCAGCCTTTGCCATGAGAAGAAATTTGCCAAACAATGCGCTTGCTGTAAGAAG CCCATTACCACAGGAGGTGTGAATTACCAGGACCAGCCGTGGCATTCTGAGTGCTTTGTGTGCTCCTCCTGCCGAAAGCCCCTGGCTGGCACCCGCTTCACCTCCCATGAGGAGAAGGTCTACTGTGTGGACTGCTACAAAAGCACTGTGGCCAAAAAATGCAGCGCCTGCCAGAATCCCATTACAG GATTTGGCAAGGCTACAAATGTAGTGAACTATGAGGGTGGCTCTTGGCATGATTACTGCTTTAACTGTAAGAAGTGCTCCCTTAACCTGGCAGAAAAGCGATTCGTCGCTCTCAATGGAGACATATACTGCTCTGACTGCTCCAAGAAACTGTAA
- the fhl1b gene encoding four and a half LIM domains protein 1b isoform X1: protein MRRCETCYNNAFHGIYWVTMAARSNCFYCREDLSGKKFVRKDEKQVCVRCFDKFCANTCVECRRPISTDSKELHHKGRYWHSDCFRCAKCYKNLAKESFTSKDDRILCGTCSSREDAPRCHGCYKPILAGTENVEYKGNSWHDECFICYQCQKPIGSKSFIAKNNNIYCSLCHEKKFAKQCACCKKPITTGGVNYQDQPWHSECFVCSSCRKPLAGTRFTSHEEKVYCVDCYKSTVAKKCSACQNPITGFGKATNVVNYEGGSWHDYCFNCKKCSLNLAEKRFVALNGDIYCSDCSKKL, encoded by the exons ATGAGGCGGTGTGAGACGTGTTACAACAACG CTTTTCACGGGATTTATTGGGTGACTATGGCGGCCCGTTccaactgtttttactgtcgcGAGGACCTCAGTGGAAAGAAGTTTGTGAGGAAAGACGAGAAACAAGTCTGCGTGCGATGCTTTGACAAGTTCTGCGCCAACACCTGCGTGGAGTGTCGACGCCCAATCAGCACCGACTCCAAG GAGCTTCACCATAAGGGCCGGTACTGGCACTCGGATTGTTTCCGATGTGCCAAGTGCTATAAGAATCTGGCCAAGGAGTCTTTCACCTCCAAGGATGACAGGATCCTGTGTGGGACGTGTAGCTCACGTGAGGATGCCCCTCGCTGCCATGGATGCTACAAGCCCATACTGGCAG GCACTGAGAATGTGGAATACAAAGGCAACTCATGGCATGATGAGTGTTTCATCTGCTATCAGTGTCAAAAGCCAATCGGCTCCAAAAGTTTCATAGCAAAGAACAACAACATCTACTGCAGCCTTTGCCATGAGAAGAAATTTGCCAAACAATGCGCTTGCTGTAAGAAG CCCATTACCACAGGAGGTGTGAATTACCAGGACCAGCCGTGGCATTCTGAGTGCTTTGTGTGCTCCTCCTGCCGAAAGCCCCTGGCTGGCACCCGCTTCACCTCCCATGAGGAGAAGGTCTACTGTGTGGACTGCTACAAAAGCACTGTGGCCAAAAAATGCAGCGCCTGCCAGAATCCCATTACAG GATTTGGCAAGGCTACAAATGTAGTGAACTATGAGGGTGGCTCTTGGCATGATTACTGCTTTAACTGTAAGAAGTGCTCCCTTAACCTGGCAGAAAAGCGATTCGTCGCTCTCAATGGAGACATATACTGCTCTGACTGCTCCAAGAAACTGTAA